The Bombyx mori chromosome 16, ASM3026992v2 region ATTCATCGAAATAGGAAATGCTTGGAATCGATTCTGAACTATAGCTACAGGCTTATCGACTAGAAATGTAAGACCACCGACTCCAACGTGATCTTGTAAATTCTCACCCACTGGTAAATCCTTGATCACCTTAATACCCACATCTCTCAAGTGATCTTTCGGTCCTATTCCTGATAACATGAGTAGTTGGGGACTATTTATAGCACCCGCGGATAAGATCACTTCCTTTCTCGCATATACAACTTTTTTTACACCGTGCTTCACAAATTCCACACCGTACGCTTTCATGGTCACTGGATTTATGAGTACTCTTGTTGCTTGCGAATTCAATGATACGTCTAAATTTTTTCGTGTTCGCACAGGTCTTAAGAAGGCCTTTGCTGTGCTACACCTCGAACCCCGTCTGATTGTTCCTTGGGCTATCATAAATCCAGTTTGAATAGCTCCATTAACGTCCCTGTTCTCGTATCCTATTTCGACTCCGGCTTCAACGAAAGCTGCGACTAAGGGCGTTCTCCATGGCGCTTCCTGGACCGTTAGATATCCTCCCGTTCCATGATATTTGGTCTTAGTTAAATAAGGGTTCCTGTTGTCTTCAGACTTGATGAAGTATTTGAGAACATCTTGATAGCCCCAACCTGGATTTCCAAAAGACTCCCACTGATCGAAATCGTGACTGTTTCCACGAATATATATCATGTAGTTGAGAACACTCGATCCCCCAAGAACCTGAAATTTAAggcaatattttataaattatattactgTCATTCTGTTTCGCGAGTATTACTACAAGGACgttaaaatgtatgtaaatattatgtaatatgtatTGTAACATTTTAAGGGAACTAAGGTTTACTGGAAGCGCCAATATAGTTTTAGAGTGTGTTACAAAATAATACTTTGCTCGTATTTTTCGAAAAGGAGCTAACTTATAAACATCTAAATCTTTGTGGATATAGTACATACCTTTTATAATATGTCATTTAATTTCAGACTTAAGTTAAACTATAAATTACCCGTTACaatcatattatatataaaagtaACGTAATATtgtactttaatttttaatttccatTTAGCTTCACTTGTAAAAAAGTAAATGTAAGCTATCTTAAAATTACCATTGTAAGGGTACTACTGTATTTGGAGAGGCAATTTTTTTAGTCGGAACTATATCTGCGATATATACGCGAAAAAATAGAGCTGTTTATCGCACACTGTCGTGGGATAGTTTCATGCAATACAGTTAAGATTTCGATCCCATATGAACATGAATGTGAATATTCACTTTTTTGGCTGTAGACAGCActaaaacagtaataaaaatatctgtAAAAATGCTGCAGCCTACCTTGCCCCTAGGCCAACTGCACCTGTGTTTCTTGAAGCCCAGACAAGCGTATGGCGTCGGCTCGGTCTTGTACTGCCAGTCCAGCTTCGTTAGCTGCAGATACCCTGCTAGCGAAGGGACGTCCGTTATTTCGTTTTCATCGGGACCTGGAATTATAACATTACCTCCTTAAgttcgtcatcatcatcatcatcaacggcccacagtcgtccactgctggacataggcctctcccaatccacaccactgagtccggtctacggctctcctcatccacttcttgccggccaccgttcggcGATCATCGCACCGCCTatccagggggcgtcccacgttacgtctttcGGTGCggggtctccactcgagaacccttccgctccagcgatcgtcagttctACGGCATATATGACCAGCCCACtaccacttcagcttgctgattCTTTCCTTAAGTTAATTTTTATCAATACGATTGATAATGAATGCACATGTGGTTCAATCGTTATATTGCAAAAGAAAGGAAAACGTTACTTTAAAAATCATGTAAAtcagatgaaaataaaaacaataatttttgtgACTCAACTTGATATCATGGTCAGCAGCAATCATAAAATTGAGTTTCAATAGTATGACTTAATTTACCCAATCACTATCACTCAATTCGGCCATAAAGACCAAATAAAGATTTCCTCGGGGTCTgtataaaaattttcaaatttttatataGCGTGTTAAGAAAGATTATTTTCCTTAATTTCTATTTTGCCGCATTTCCAATTTTGGAAAAAGATTTCAGCAGTAATTTAGAATGTTAAGAAAGCAGCAGtgacaaaggaaataaaacgaACCAGACCATGAGTTCGTACACCCGTGGGTGCCTTAAAAAATGATAAGGTTCATAATTCTGTATAAATACATGCATATTAACAATTTCAATgaacactaaataaataataaataaaaacttacaaaCCACAAAATATGTTtcgttttcattttcatttcattatatcATTTTAGCATTGACATTtcaatatgtgtaagaggggagtgagcgaagaaatggtatatgatagaagagtatggaaggagaaaacatgttgcgccgaccccaggtgactgggagaagggcaggatagtgatgatgatgagtagcgatatttcaaatattcttttttttattgattagatgtgtggacgagctcacagcccaccaggtgttaagtggttactggagcccattgacatctacaacgtaaatgcgccacccaccttgagatataagttctaaggtctcgagtatagttacaacggctgccccacccttcaagccgaaacgtattactgcttcacggcagaaataagcagggttatggtacctacccatgcggactcacaagaggtcctaccaccagtaattacgcaaattataaaaaaaacttaccactTTCTAACAAGAGAACGTTCCAATTATAGACTTCGGTCAGTCGGTTTGCTACAACGGCGCCTGCCGATCCTCCCCCGACCACTATGAAGTCATACTCTCGCCTCGGTTCCTTATCCAGCACCTTGGATTCCGGATCATACGAGTTATAGTTGTGATAAGTCAGCGCCCCAAGCAACAGAGGTATTAACCATAATCCGGTCACACTGACAGTTTTCAAGGCCGTGGACGCTAGAAGAACGTGCACACccattttctttttaatcacagtttttcttttgttttcagtATCTCATTACTTTCTTGTTCAGTTTTGCTTTTTCAAATGTCGAAGGTGCTTGTATTGGTCGAGTCTGGTGGTTTactttttttcatttgatgGAATTTTGTGGTTATATGCAGCAGCATGTTACGCGACATCGCTTTCCTGTTTGTATGTAAAATGCTGTTGTTGTTGCATctgaaaacgaaaaaaaaaaaaactaattttactatTGGAATAGGAGATTCGGAAACACTGCGAAGTAAAGACGTTTCAGGCCGGCcccaatattaaattattattatattgctgAATGATATGACagcacaaattattttttcattccTTTATTTCCATACTTCAATTAAATTGATAACTATTTTTGCTACCATCGCCCGGTCTAGATAATaacgaaacataaataaataaaaattaaaagtcaaTTAAGTAGTTAACTGAGATTGATGAGGGTATTCGTCGTACTGTTGTCcatcattttttactggtggtaggacctcttctgagtccgcgcgggtaggtaccactaccctgcctatttctgccgtgaagcagtaatgcgaccttactaagaccttagaacttatatctcaaggtggatggcgtatttatgttgtagatgtctatgggctccagtaactactcaacaccatgtgggctgtgagatcgt contains the following coding sequences:
- the LOC105842034 gene encoding glucose dehydrogenase [FAD, quinone], with product MGVHVLLASTALKTVSVTGLWLIPLLLGALTYHNYNSYDPESKVLDKEPRREYDFIVVGGGSAGAVVANRLTEVYNWNVLLLESGPDENEITDVPSLAGYLQLTKLDWQYKTEPTPYACLGFKKHRCSWPRGKVLGGSSVLNYMIYIRGNSHDFDQWESFGNPGWGYQDVLKYFIKSEDNRNPYLTKTKYHGTGGYLTVQEAPWRTPLVAAFVEAGVEIGYENRDVNGAIQTGFMIAQGTIRRGSRCSTAKAFLRPVRTRKNLDVSLNSQATRVLINPVTMKAYGVEFVKHGVKKVVYARKEVILSAGAINSPQLLMLSGIGPKDHLRDVGIKVIKDLPVGENLQDHVGVGGLTFLVDKPVAIVQNRFQAFPISMNYVVNERGPMTTLGGLEGVAFVNTKYANSSGLWPDIQFHMAPASFSSDNGQIVRKILGLTDELYDTVYKPIANKDAWTIMPLLLRPNTRGYVRLRSSNPFHYPIMNPRYHENALDVARLVEGIKIAVKVANASPFRQFGSRLYNKPLPNCKQFQFMSDEYIECQVRTISMTIYHQCGTAKMGPSWDKESVVDPRLRVHGVEGLRVIDASIMPTIVSGNTNAAVIMIGEKGSDMIKQDWLNKR